A stretch of Solea senegalensis isolate Sse05_10M linkage group LG10, IFAPA_SoseM_1, whole genome shotgun sequence DNA encodes these proteins:
- the LOC122776016 gene encoding sodium- and chloride-dependent GABA transporter 2-like, with protein sequence MKDERVNTVKVEASNGHSRPLDVVPSTEEKMTDRGQWGNKVEFVLSVAGEIIGLGNVWRFPYLCYKNGGGAFFIPYLIFLFACGIPVFFLETALGQYTTEGGITSWRKMCPLLEGVGYATQVIVALLNIYYVIVLAWAIFFLSHSFTWDLPWASCNNSWNTDSCMVFQKGNSSINHHENATSPVIEFWERRVLRISSGIDHIGSLNWDLVLCLAIAWVICYFCIWKGVKSTGKVVYFTATFPYIMLIVLLIRGVTLPGASRGIHFYLYPDLGRLADPQVWMDAGTQIFFSYAICLGCLTALGSYNKYNNNCYRDCLCLCFLNSGTSFIAGFAIFSILGFMSYEQNVPISEVAESGPGLAFIAYPRAVSMMPFSPLWAVFFFIMIVFLGLDSQFVCVESLVTAMVDMYPSTFRRKNRRELFILAVAVVSFLLGLIMLTEGGMYVFQLFDYYAASGMCLLFVAVFETVCIAWIYGADRFYDNIEDMIGYRPSPVIKYCWLFFTPATCFGTFFFALIKYSPLKYNNEYIYPWWGDGIGWLLALSSMMCIPFWVAVKLYTTPGTLRERFVLLTMPSSELPKTKKEQEKLLAVFTADGENLHQKAAPTKDGYLPVDEKESNC encoded by the exons ATGAAAG ACGAAAGGGTGAACACAGTGAAGGTGGAAGCCTCCAATGGGCACAGCAGGCCCCTGGACGTTGTACCCAGTACGGAGGAGAAGATGACTGACCGGGGTCAGTGGGGCAACAAGGTTGAGTTTGTTCTGTCAGTGGCTGGAGAAATTATAGGCCTGGGAAATGTCTGGCGTTTTCCCTACCTTTGTTACAAGAACGGAGGAG GTGCCTTCTTTATCCCGTACCTCATCTTCTTGTTTGCTTGTGGGATCCCGGTTTTCTTCCTGGAGACGGCTCTGGGTCAGTACACCACTGAGGGTGGAATCACCTCCTGGAGGAAGATGTGCCCTTTGCTTGAAG GAGTGGGCTATGCCACCCAGGTGATTGTTGCTCTGCTGAACATCTACTACGTCATTGTGTTAGCGTGGGCCATCTTCTTCCTGTCTCACTCCTTCACGTGGGACCTGCCCTGGGCCTCGTGCAACAACTCCTGGAACACTG ATTCCTGTATGGTATTTCAGAAGGGGAATAGCTCCATCAATCACCATGAGAACGCCACCTCTCCTGTCATTGAGTTCTGGGA ACGCAGAGTTCTAAGAATTTCCTCAGGTATTGATCACATTGGTTCTCTGAACTGGGACCTGGTGCTTTGTCTGGCCATTGCCTGGGTCATCTGCTATTTCTGCATTTGGAAGGGAGTCAAGTCCACTGGCAAG GTGGTTTACTTCACAGCCACCTTTCCATATATTATGCTAATAGTCCTGCTGATCAGAGGGGTGACACTGCCAGGAGCCTCCAGAGGAATCCACTTCTACCTTTACCCTGACCTGGGACGGCTGGCTGACCCACAG GTTTGGATGGACGCTGGAACTCAAATCTTCTTCTCCTATGCCATCTGCCTGGGCTGCCTCACTGCCTTGGGAAGCTACAACAAATATAACAACAACTGCTACAG GGATTGTCTGTGCCTTTGTTTCCTGAACAGTGGCACTAGTTTTATCGCAGGCTTCGCCATCTTCTCCATTCTTGGCTTCATGTCTTATGAGCAAAATGTACCCATCTCAGAAGTGGCTGAATCtg GTCCAGGTTTAGCCTTCATAGCATACCCTCGAGCTGTGTCCATGATGCCTTTCTCCCCACTGTGggctgtcttcttcttcattatGATTGTCTTTCTGGGACTGGACAGTCAA tttgtgtgtgtggagagccTGGTCACAGCCATGGTGGACATGTATCCCTCCACCTTCCGCCGTAAGAACCGTAGGGAGCTCTTCATCCTGGCAGTGGCGGTGGTGTCCTTCCTCTTGGGACTCATTATGCTGACAGAG GGAGGAATGTATGTCTTCCAGCTCTTTGACTACTATGCAGCGAGTGGGATGTGCCTGCtctttgtggctgtttttgagACTGTTTGCATTGCTTGGATTTATG GTGCTGACCGTTTCTATGACAACATAGAGGACATGATTGGCTATCGGCCCAGCCCTGTTATCAAGTACTGCTGGCTCTTCTTCACCCCTGCAACTTGCTTT GGAACCTTTTTCTTCGCTTTGATCAAGTACTCACCTCTCAAGTACAATAATGAATACATATACCCATGGTGGGGTGATGGAATAGGCTGGCTGCTGGCCCTGTCGTCTATGATGTGTATCCCGTTTTGGGTGGCAGTGAAACTATACACCACCCCTGGAACACTGAGAGAG CGTTTTGTTCTTCTGACCATGCCATCTTCTGAGTTACCAAAGACCAAGAAGGAGCAAGAAAAGCTGCTTGCTGTCTTCACAGCGGATGGTGAAAACCTCCATCAGAAGGCAGCTCCTACTAAGGACGGTTATTTACCTGTTGATGAAAAAGAGTCCAATTGTTAA
- the LOC122776014 gene encoding transcription intermediary factor 1-alpha-like isoform X2: MRIFGQEQVQQMDGRADQQESAGASEITRVQEKSGSAREHVDMDSCPVCHLKFHSREPRLLPCLHSFCHRCLPSPSRVLAIAALQNSDTKPLNVIRCPVCRQECMETDVVENVFVKDSAEAPSSTAAERTLQLCMTCEDNTESAGFCVDCVEYLCATCVEAHQRVKFTKDHNIRHKTEVSQEVHVMSTQRPVFCDIHKQEPLKLFCETCDQLTCRDCQLVKHKDHNYQFLEDAYKNHRQHMERATLQLQEKKKLIEDVSNSINNGLLRVDQNRTSVHDEIQKSICSLILEINKKGNMLINQLEAVTKDHESVLRKQQEDVGYLSRHLDHVIKFTKWATAKNGGTGFLYTKRLILFQIENLLRAKCSTSFIPQSTVHFQCRSLYWASNIDLGSLVIESIPGHQLVGFQGIPHQLSHHGRAPSGSPRSFALGAPVNTLAQLQLQVDKLNPQALWQPQAPPSPWSWYQSVRLQRTVPGPLQGSSPSHIGPPQPGRRFTVPPPNHTSPTSSAPSPGFTPRPLRTVVSSSSHQDKPVDGASSSPLYSQITPLPVCSSQSGQTIEPTYLNKSAMLTPNCPQSLPPSLTHRNVRGRQTSPEYFQVEKSWTVSWKPPETQQASGVTGSAVKKRRRSSPGPAIVIKDEPEDDSNYVQNKQGASPPDSTGEQHPQVSAQGDGEKVPTPPQSSDGKLQSLSKPPSRPRDQRRGREQQVDQKKAQAEDSNEVLCAVCQSGGDLVCCGRCLRVFHPVCHVPSLLKSPSGKWFCSFCRDPSAPEMEYDCDPSRPETKTVKKEFDSEGEFPPEDKRKCERLLLHLLCNHQSSNLRETGPPSHCRVCIRHQAHLQELWSPQRGKHRGHRGRPEAYGVV; encoded by the exons ATGAGGATCTTTGGTCAGGAGCAAGTGCAGCAAATGGATGGGAGAGCGGACCAACAGGAGTCTGCGGGTGCTTCTGAAATCACGCGCGTGCAGGAGAAGTCAGGAAGCGCCCGCGAACACGTTGACATGGACTCTTGCCCAGTTTGCCACCTGAAGTTCCACAGCCGTGAACCCAGACTCCTGCCGTGTCTGCACTCTTTCTGTCACAGATGTTTACCTTCTCCCTCCAGGGTCTTGGCCATCGCAGCGCTGCAAAACTCCGACACCAAACCAC TGAATGTGATCCGCTGTCCGGTGTGCAGGCAGGAGTGTATGGAGACGGATGTGGTGGAAAACGTCTTTGTGAAGGACTCGGCTGAGGCTCccagcagcacagcagcggAGAGGACGCTCCAA CTCTGTATGACCTGTGAAGACAACACGGAGTCTGCTGGGTTTTGTGTGGACTGTGTCGAGTACCTCTGTGCCACATGTGTGgaggcccaccagagggtcaaaTTCACCAAAGACCACAACATCAGACACAAGACAGAAGTATCACAAG AAGTCCACGTCATGTCGACTCAGAGGCCCGTGTTCTGTGACATCCACAAACAAGAGCCGCTGAAGCTGTTCTGTGAGACCTGTGATCAGCTAACCTGCCGTGACTGCCAACTGGTGAAGCACAAGGACCACAA TTACCAGTTTCTCGAAGACGCTTATAAAAACCACAGGCAGCACATGGAGAGAGCGACCCTTCAGctgcaggagaaaaagaaactaatTGAAGATGTGTCAAACTCCATAAACAATGG ACTTCTTCGGGTTGATCAGAACCGTACATCTGTTCACGATGAAATACAAAAGTCCATCTGCAGTTTGATTCTCGAGATAAACAAGAAGGGCAATATGCTAATTAATCAGCTTGAG GCTGTAACAAAGGATCACGAGAGTGTTTTGCGAAAACAACAAGAGGACGTTGGCTATCTGTCCAGACACCTGGATCATGTCATCAAATTTACCAAATGGGCCACAGCCAAGAATGGGGGCACAGGCTTTTTGTACACTAAGCGGCTG ATTCTGTTTCAGATTGAGAACCTCCTTCGGGCAAAATGCAGTACCTCATTTATACCACAGAGCACTGTTCACTTCCAGTGTCGATCCTTGTATTGGGCCTCAAATATTGATCTGG GCTCTTTAGTGATAGAGAGCATACCAGGCCACCAGCTGGTCGGTTTTCAGGGTATCCCTCATCAGCTGTCCCACCATGGGCGCGCGCCCTCAGGCTCACCCCGAAGCTTTGCTCTCGGAGCTCCAGTTAATACTCTAGCTCAGCTCCAGTTACAGGTGGACAAGCTGAACCCGCAGGCCCTCTGGCAGCCACAGGCTCCTCCTTCACCGTGGTCGTGGTACCAGAGTGTTCGACTACAGCGTACAGTACCAGGGCCTCTGCAGGGAAGCTCTCCCTCCCACATTGGGCCGCCTCAACCAGGCCGTAGGTTTACGGTGCCTCCCCCCAACCACACCAGCCCAACAAGCTCTGCACCGAGTCCTGGATTTACACCCCGG CCTCTGAGGACCGTGGTTAGCAGCTCCAGTCACCAAGATAAACCTGTGGATGGAGCTTCCTCTTCACCGTTGTATTCACAAATCACACCATTGCCCGTGTGTTCATCTCAATCAGGACAGACG ATTGAGCCCACGTATCTGAACAAGAGCGCTATGCTGACACCAAACTGTCCCCAGAGCCTCCCGCCTTCCTTGACACACAGAAACG TGCGAGGGCGACAGACTTCGCCAGAGTACTTTCAAGTGGAGAAGTCATG GACTGTTTCTTGGAAACCTCCAGAAACACAACAGGCGAGTGGAGTGACGGGCTCAGCTGTCAAGAAAAGACGAAGGTCGTCGCCAGGGCCTGCCATTGTCATCAAAGATGAGCCAGAAGATGACAGTAACTAT gtgcaaaacaaacaaggagCCAGTCCTCCTGACAGCACTGGTGAACAACACCCACAAGTCAGTGCACAAGGTGACGGGGAAAAAGTCCCAACTCCTCCTCAGAGTTCAGACGGCAAACTCCAAAGCCTGTCAAAGCCTCCAAGCAGACCCCGGGaccagaggagggggagagaacaGCAAGTAGACCAAAAGAAAGCACAAGCGGAAGACTCTAATGAAGtcttgtgtgctgtgtgtcAGAGTGGAGGCGACCTGGTGTGCTGTGGAAGGTGTCTCAGAGTGTTTCACCCCGTGTGCCATGTTCCATCTCTCCTCAAATCTCCCAG CGGGAAGTGGTTTTGCTCTTTCTGCCGCGATCCATCGGCGCCCGAGATGGAGTACGATTGTGACCCGAGCAGACCCGAGACGAAAACAGTAAAAAAGGAATTCGACTCGGAAGGAGAATTCCCTCCTGAGGACAAACGA
- the LOC122776017 gene encoding aldo-keto reductase family 1 member D1-like, producing MSLTVKSHSVCLSDGNHIPLLGLGTYGDPQTTPKGTTLECVKHAIDVGYRHFDGALVYFNEHEVGQAIREKIADGTVRREDIFYCGKLWNTFHPPELVRPALERTLETLKLDYVDLYIIELPMAFKPGDEFYPKDKDGKHIYHHTDLCATWEALEACKDAGLVKSLGVSNFNRRQLELLLNKPGLKHRPVSNQVECNPYFTQPKLLEYCRQNDIVIVGYCPIGSSRDASWVNLKCPPMLEDELLVSIGKKYNKSSAQVSLRFNIQRGVVVIPKSFNPERIKHNFQIFDFSLTEDEMKAIEGLNKNVRFVEVLMWSDHPEYPFHDEY from the exons ATGAGTCTGACTGTGAAGAGCCACAGTGTCTGCCTCAGTGATGGAAACCACATTCCACTGCTGGGACTGGGCACATATGGAGACCCTCAAACG ACACCCAAAGGCACCACGCTTGAGTGTGTCAAGCATGCCATAGATGTGGGTTACAGGCACTTTGATGGGGCGCTGGTGTATTTCAATGAGCATGAAGTGGGTCAAGCCATTCGAGAGAAGATTGCTGATGGAACCGTTCGAAGAGAGGACATTTTCTACTGTGGGAAG CTCTGGAATACCTTCCACCCTCCGGAGTTGGTGAGACCGGCCTTGGAAAGGACACTGGAAACCCTAAAATTAGACTATGTGGATCTCTACATCATTGAGCTTCCAATGGCCTTCAAG CCTGGAGACGAGTTTTATCCAAAAGACAAAGATGGAAAACACATCTACCATCACACAGACCTTTGTGCAACATGGGAG GCATTAGAGGCTTGCAAGGATGCTGGACTTGTGAAATCTCTCGGAGTCTCCAACTTCAACCGCAggcagctggagctgctgctgaataAACCTGGTCTCAAACACAGACCTGTATCAAACCAG GTTGAGTGCAATCCATATTTCACACAACCCAAGCTTCTGGAGTACTGCCGTCAAAATGACATCGTGATTGTTGGCTATTGCCCAATTGGCTCCTCCAGAGATGCCTCGTG GGTGAATTTGAAATGCCCTCCCATGTTGGAGGATGAGCTGCTTGTTTCCATTGGGAAAAAGTACAACAAGAGTAGCGCTCAGGTGTCTTTGCGCTTCAACATCCAGAGAGGAGTTGTCGTGATCCCTAAAAGCTTCAATCCAGAGAGGATCAAACACAACTTCCAG ataTTTGATTTTTCACTCACGGAAGACGAAATGAAAGCCATTGAGGGACTGAACAAAAATGTTCGTTTTGTGGAGGTGCTGAT GTGGAGTGACCATCCGGAATACCCATTTCATGATGAATACTAA